A section of the Castanea sativa cultivar Marrone di Chiusa Pesio chromosome 12, ASM4071231v1 genome encodes:
- the LOC142620655 gene encoding uncharacterized protein LOC142620655 translates to MPEASRKCETWVLLCNLHRKYTLPWLCAGDFNEVLLSHEKLGGAPRSETAMRDFREVVDDCGFMDLGYVGNKYSWRGRRGGNIVLDRLDRAFATHFWLALNSATRVQCLRANTFDHYSIVINPKGITGRPCKPFRFEHMWLKENGCGKIVRAEWLSPIQHSNSPLLCGDKLMEWSKRSFGSMRKQLEEKSKLLEKAKFAVAQGADYEAMKLLRMEVNELLDKESLMW, encoded by the coding sequence ATGCCGGAGGCTAGTCGAAAATGTGAGACTTGGGTTTTACTTTGCAATCTTCATCGGAAATACACCCTTCCATGGTTGTGCGCCGGTGATTTTAATGAAGTCCTACTATCACATGAGAAGTTAGGAGGGGCACCAAGAAGTGAAACAGCAATGAGGGACTTTAGGGAGGTTGTGGATGACTGTGGGTTTATGGACCTAGGTTATGTGGGGAATAAATATTCATGGAGAGGTAGGCGAGGTGGCAACATAGTGTTGGATAGGCTTGACCGTGCTTTTGCTACTCACTTCTGGCTTGCTCTGAATTCGGCCACAAGAGTTCAATGCCTTCGGGCCAATACATTTGATCACTATTCTATAGTTATAAATCCTAAAGGAATTACAGGTAGACCTTGTAAACCCTTTAGGTTTGAACACATGTGGTTAAAGGAGAATGGATGCGGCAAAATCGTAAGGGCAGAGTGGCTATCTCCTATTCAGCATTCAAACTCTCCGTTGCTATGTGGTGATAAGCTTATGGAGTGGAGTAAACGCTCCTTTGGCAGCATGAGGAAACAATTGGAGGAAAAATCCAAGCTTTTGGAGAAGGCTAAATTTGCAGTGGCACAGGGGGCTGATTATGAGGCAATGAAATTACTTAGAATGGAAGTAAATGAGCTGCTTGACAAAGAGAGCTTAATGTGGTAG
- the LOC142618284 gene encoding polygalacturonase-like, whose product MAYPGSSLVLALLSMFSSLVLASSVTYDVVSLGAIADGKTDTTQAFVSAWTKACASVSSATIYVPAGRFYLRQVVFSGPCKNNAITVRIAGTLVAPSDYTVLGNIGTWLLFEQVNGVTISGGILDGQGTGLWACKASGNGCPSGATTLEFSNSNNIVVSALTSLNSQLYHIVVNGCQNVKMQGVKVIAPGNSPNTDGIHVQLSSSVTILNSKIGSGDDCISIGPGTTNLWIENVACGPGHGISIGSLGKDQQEAGVQNVTVTTITFTSTQNGVRIKSWGRSSNGFAKNILFQHVTMKDVQNPIVIDQNYCPSNQGCPGQVSGVQISDVTYQDIHGTSASEVALKFDCSSGYPCSGIRLENVKLTYNNQVAQASCVNAAGTSAGFVQPTGCL is encoded by the exons ATGGCATACCCCGGAAGCTCTCTTGTCCTAGCACTTCTCTCTATGTTCAGTTCCTTAGTGTTAGCTTCATCTGTGACATACGATGTGGTCAGTTTGGGAGCAATAGCAGATGGAAAAACTGACACAACTCAGGCTTTTGTTAGTGCATGGACAAAAGCTTGTGCCTCAGTAAGTTCTGCCACGATTTATGTGCCAGCAGGGAGGTTCTATCTCCGGCAAGTGGTTTTCAGTGGACCATGTAAGAACAATGCTATCACTGTGCGCATAGCTGGGACACTTGTGGCTCCATCAGACTATACGGTCCTTGGAAATATAGGAACCTGGCTTTTGTTTGAGCAAGTTAATGGGGTTACCATATCTGGTGGAATTCTTGATGGCCAAGGCACTGGTTTATGGGCTTGCAAAGCCTCTGGCAATGGTTGTCCTTCTGGAGCCACG ACActagaattttccaactcaaacAATATTGTGGTCAGTGCATTAACCTCCTTAAATAGCCAATTGTACCACATTGTCGTAAATGGCTGCCAAAACGTGAAAATGCAAGGTGTCAAGGTCATTGCGCCCGGAAATAGCCCAAATACTGATGGTATTCATGTTCAATTATCTTCAAGTGTCACAATTCTCAACTCTAAGATTGGATCCGGTGATGATTGCATCTCAATTGGCCCTGGTACCACTAACTTGTGGATTGAGAATGTTGCATGCGGACCTGGGCATGGAATTAG CATTGGGAGTTTAGGCAAGGACCAACAAGAGGCTGGTGTACAAAACGTAACAGTCACAACAATTACATTTACCAGTACTCAGAATGGGGTGAGGATTAAATCATGGGGAAGGTCTAGCAATGGGTTTGCTAAGAACATTCTTTTTCAACATGTCACTATGAAAGATGTCCAAAATCCAATTGTAATTGACCAAAATTATTGCCCCAGCAACCAGGGTTGCCCTGGTCAG gttTCTGGTGTTCAAATTAGTGATGTGACATACCAAGACATCCATGGAACATCAGCTTCAGAGGTCGCtttgaaatttgattgtagTTCGGGGTATCCATGCTCCGGAATAAGATTGGAGAATGTAAAACTCACTTACAATAACCAAGTGGCCCAAGCTTCATGCGTCAATGCTGCTGGGACATCTGCTGGTTTTGTCCAGCCCACGGGTTGCTTGTAG
- the LOC142618368 gene encoding pentatricopeptide repeat-containing protein At4g16470-like has protein sequence MKSFLTPTLSAFTSHLPKTAHLGLLSLASKSFPPNPTIFLPLKPTTVSPTYSIHSIQSRGVHTEQLTPPSPPGEIHVIVGPMFAGKTTTLLRRIQSESSNGSFQVKPYKSYLQLDKTLKGLCISGRLREAVGLLCTTGVRVEPRTYALLLQECIFRKEYKKGRRIHALMVVVGYDPNEYMKTKLLILYVKSGDLGTAHVLFDNLREKSLVSWNAMIAGYVQKGLEEVALNLYYKMRQTGFIPDQYTFASVFRACATLATLEHGKQAHGVMIKCQIRENVVVNSALMDMYFKCSSLSDGHRVFDKSLNRNVVMWSALISGYGQHGKVVEVLESFHRMKTEGFKPNYVTFLSVLSACSHGGLLDEGWAYFSSMTKDYGIQPRGQHYAAIVDLLGRAGRLQEAYEFVLKSPCKEHSVIWGALLGACIWENAAEVRAVMRESGIIKESVAIIKSNKDTRYGLDSIVTHDGAKLPCLALPDLSSFREKFGLDAYDQLDVIGIDEAQFFEDLYDFCREAADHDGKRVIVAGLDGNYLRRSFGSVLDIIPLADSVTKLTARCELCGKRAFFTLRKTEETQTELIGGADVYMPVCRQHYVSGQVVKEAAKTVLESQNVQCVSYA, from the exons atgaaGTCCTTCCTGACCCCAACGTTGTCAGCCTTCACTTCTCACCTCCCCAAAACCGCTCATCTTGGCCTCCTTTCCTTGGCCTCAAAATCCTTTCCACCCAACCCCACAATTTTCCTTCCCCTAAAACCCACCACCGTTTCTCCCACTTATTCCATTCATTCAATCCAAAGTCGTGGCGTGCACACGGAGCAACTTACTCCGCCGTCGCCTCCCGGAGAGATTCACGTGATCGTTGGCCCCATGTTCGCCGGAAAAACCACCACCCTTCTTCGCAGAATTCAATCTGAGAGCAGCAATGGCAG CTTTCAGGTTAAGCCTTACAAGAGCTACCTCCAATTGGATAAAACATTAAAGGGTCTTTGTATTTCGGGAAGATTGAGGGAAGCTGTGGGACTGTTGTGCACCACTGGAGTGCGAGTGGAACCAAGAACCTATGCTCTTCTATTGCAGGAATGCATATTTAGAAAAGAGTATAAGAAGGGGAGAAGAATCCATGCACTAATGGTTGTTGTTGGATATGATCCCAATGAGTATATGAAGACTAAATTGTTGATATTGTATGTGAAATCAGGGGATCTAGGAACTGCTCACGTTCTATTTGATAATTTGCGGGAGAAAAGCTTGGTTTCATGGAATGCAATGATTGCAGGGTATGTGCAAAAGGGGCTTGAAGAAGTGGCGTTAAATCTTTATTACAAGATGAGACAGACTGGTTTTATACCAGACCAGTATACCTTTGCATCAGTCTTCAGAGCTTGTGCCACTTTAGCAACACTCGAGCATGGGAAACAGGCTCATGGTGTCATGATCAAGTGTCAAATTAGGGAAAATGTGGTAGTCAATAGTGCCCTTATGGACATGTACTTTAAATGCAGTAGTTTATCTGATGGGCATCGGGTATTTGACAAGTCTTTAAATAGGAATGTTGTTATGTGGAGTGCTTTAATCTCTGGCTATGGTCAGCATGGAAAAGTTGTAGAGGTTTTGGAATCTTTTCATAGGATGAAAACTGAAGGTTTCAAACCAAATTATGTTACTTTTCTTTCAGTTCTTTCTGCTTGCAGCCATGGAGGTTTGCTTGACGAGGGTTGGGCATATTTCTCATCTATGACCAAAGATTATGGAATTCAGCCAAGAGGGCAACATTATGCAGCTATAGTTGATCTTTTAGGGCGTGCTGGCCGGTTACAAGAGGCGTATGAGTTTGTTCTGAAATCACCTTGTAAGGAGCATTCAGTGATATGGGGTGCTTTGCTTGGGGCTTGTA TTTGGGAAAATGCTGCAGAGGTCAGGGCTGTGATGCGGGAATCAGGGATCATAAAGGA AAGTGTGgcaataataaaatcaaataaggaTACAAGATATGGATTGGATTCGATTGTGACACATGATGGGGCAAAATTGCCATGCTTGGCCTTACCTGATTTGTCATCATTCAGAGAAAAATTTGGTCTTGATGCATATGATCAG TTAGATGTGATTGGTATTGATGAAGCTCAATTCTTTGAGGACCTTTATGATTTCTGTCGTGAAGCTGCTGATCATGATGGCAAAAGAGTAATAGTTGCTGGACTAGATGGTAATTATTTAAG GAGGAGCTTTGGTTCTGTGCTGGATATAATTCCCCTGGCTGATTCCGTGACCAAATTAACTGCTCGCTGTGAACTTTGCGGTAAGCGTGCTTTCTTCACCTTAAGGAAAACAGAGGAGACACAGACTGAACTGATTGGTGGGGCTGATGTCTACATGCCTGTGTGTCGGCAGCACTATGTCAGCGGACAAGTAGTCAAGGAAGCTGCAAAGACTGTCCTGGAATCTCAAAACGTTCAGTGTGTCTCTTATGCATAG